The nucleotide sequence ACTCTGTGGTATGCTGAGGAGGAGCTTCACGAACATGTTCAGCGCGTTGTCCAGGGCGTCGTCACCGTACAACCTGGTacataaacacacacacacacacacacacatatatatatatatataattaacacacATTACTTTCCGTTATGGATCCTAATTGGCTTTGGCTGGTAACGTTTTGGATGTCCCTAGGAACTATTCCCTATTAAGctaacctactagggctgcttGCGAAGTACGTTCTtagaattaattgatattggTCCTGGACAAGCCCAAGTATTTCAGctggttgtagagagatttagatGTTATCCCTCTCCCtcccacatatatatatatatatgggagGGAGAGggatatattaattcttatataccTGAATACTCCGAAGTTAGCATAGTTCCCGCACAGGGCCGCCTTGAGTATCGAGAAACACAGCGAGATGCCCTTCAGCTTCTTGGCGTACATTTGCTTCTTGGCAATTTCCAGTGTAGTTATCCTGCTGCCTgcaagttaatataattacaaatatatatatatatataaatgtagtatCATACAAGTAAACATTCAAAACGAAatgtttaagataaataaattaatattaacatacaataacaatatataattaatataatgtgagtattatttgttttatgtgatatgatatatgatatgacatgatatgatatgatatgttatgttatgCTATAAACCAACGTAGGATCCTCACCGTACGCGCATATGATGTTAGACAGCTCCCTGAACAGTAGTATACCGTTGGGTGAACTCACGTCGAACTGCAGCCGCTGGTTCCTGTTCATGGCGAGCTCGGCGGCCAGCTTCAACACGGGGGTGGTGACCGCCGGGTCGTTGAACCACACCTCCAGCCCGCGGAGCAGCAGCTTCATGTATACGGGGTAGCTGGGAGATATGACAacagtatgtatatatacacacatttaatttgaacggAACCTTTAAATTCCGGAACGCGCCCGCAGTGACACTCGAGCGATGACATTTGATTTGTAGAGTTTTGCGCGGGAGAGTATCTGTCGGCGCGGTTCGtgtgtctttgtaaattacattgaaattagtTGACTCTTTAAGGCAAGTTTGTGTGTATAagacacttatatatattagagattttgtccatatatatatattgtgtgcCTGAGTTTGTTCGCGAGCGTgcgtatgtgtgtgtgcgcgcgtgtgtttgtgtgtgtgttcgttATATACTAACATCCAATCAAACAGCATCATGTAGGTCGTCTTAGTGTTGAAGGCGAAGGCCAGTCCGCAGAGATCGCGAGCTACTCCTATGAGCGTCTTCTTGGCTTCTTCAGACGCGTACATGGAACTGTCCCCCGGGTTCAGGAGACCCATAATGTTTTCGAAGGCCGCTGGAAGAGATATTATCTTATTCCGTATGACTGGGTAGTGATGAGATCTAAGTCACTCACTCAATTATGTcactcatcatcatcatcaaaaTTCTGAGCAGAGCAATCACGAATTCACTGACGGAATAAGTGACAACCGCCTGCTTATACGGCTgcctcactcactcactctgTAGAGTCTGAAACATTCACTCAACCAATCAACGTCAGTCTTGAAATTCACTCAAATCATCACTCGTAATCATCAATTCACTCACCGGACAACGGCATAACGAAAGCGGCAAATTTCTGCTCGTCCTCTCCCAGCTCCACCATGAGCAGTCTCCCGAGAGCTGTGTACAGCATGCTCCTGCATCTCATCTCAGCGCTCCCGGCTCCCACGCCGAGGAAAGGGAAGTGCTCGGCCTGTGTACATCACGTCAGCGGTTCCCaaacttattttgttactagCCACTTTGAGAAATTACAAGTTCAGCTACTGAAGGACTATTCCTAGCTGAATGGAATTAAAAATCTCGCCTATGCCTTTTTGGGTCTCTTACCGCCCTAGGCTTGTGGAGCCCAAGAGAGGACGTTATCACCTACCTTGGGAAAGTttgctttaaaaattacagaatatatatataaagaaaaacattcaAGGTACTCTCGTATCTTAAAGCCTTGCTACTATAGCGGATATTAAGACAtggctatatttaaataaatattcaaaaatatcatatcagCTTTGGAGCCTCCATGTATCTTTTATTGCGTGTAGAATGACTTCccttttaagataaaaaaaagatatctttTTTAGAATATCTATAATGTTTAAACGGTATCGTATTCCTGAATGTAATTTTCTATACGCTATACACGATAAACTGTAAGCAATAACCTACACTCATCAGGTAAGCCTTGTCCTATAAGCGCTTACTGTAAGCCCTACCATATGACGCAGCAGCTCACCGTGTGATGTGACAGCATGAATTGCACTTCCTCCAGTTTGACCAGCTTCCTCACACACGAGTACCCACCGCTCAGATCGCTCAGCAGCGACAACGTCTTGCTGATAATTGCCTTTGAACCTCCCCAATACTTTAGATTTGTTATGCTGTTGGcaacattgtatatattatgagatggctgagatatatatattttattgtactgaTAGCTTCTTATCGGATGGTAAACCGTAGcgtaacgtaacgtaacgtaacgcgtaacgtaacgtaacgtaaaGCGTAACGGCGCCAATGATTCTGATTTAGCTATATCGTATATGACACCAGTATTACGCTAGCGACAAGTGTTTAGtaacattgaattaattaatatacagattatcaatttaatgtaTCTTTAAGTTACATGAACAGACAcacgaatttatttatttttttcacttatatatatatataaatatccttaataataaataaatttgggatagttattttttaccaTACAAAAATGGCATCCCAAACAAGATTTCAATATGCGAAAAAAGAAGCAATTTTTGGTCGTTCTGTTATTCTGAGTGACCTTACGGAGCAATGTCGCGGTATAAATATCTACACTAACTTTCGCCCGCCACTTTGTTTGCGCGCACTTCGCGTATAATACTATGACTTTCAAAATGGATCCGACTGGACACCAGCGCCATCTAGGACGCGTCGTGGCCTCAGACGAGTTACGCGCAACTTATTCCCGGGAACATACACTAGCGAAGAATAAAACATGTCTCACACTCGATCCCGATGTGTGATCTGTGTTATAGCAAAAGTTTCATTACAatctatttaatcatttttacGTCAAAGCGTAACTAAACTTTAGATACAAGCACAAACTTTTTGAACTGAAACTTGCCATGCTACTTCCGACAGGGTCGCGTTATTTTGGGGTGGGAGAGAGAAAGAGATACGCAAATGTAGCAAGTAGGAGAGGGAAAGAGCGAGCGGGTAGATTCCAACCAAATATATGGCATTGCTGCTGTGCAGCGAAGTAACAGTGTGAGTGACGTCAGCCTAGCTGAAATACGCACTCGTTTGCTTACAGAATCAATGCAATCCAGCACCAAATTGAAACCAAGCACCAAGCACTCACATCTTCCTCATGATGACACTCAGCAGCTGGCTTTCGTTGTTCAGTCCCAGCACCTCACTGAGACGTCCGTACACCTTGCTGTTCTTCTGGACCTGTTCGCCCACGTAGATCTTCCTGAAGGCTTCGAAGAACGACATCATAGCCAGCTCCAGCTTCTCACAGCCACCCTGTTGCATAGATATTACTTGTACAAGGctgtgtatataaataatcggATTTGTACTGTCCGCGTTAGAACACTGGCTTCTTACTAAATGTAATTCTAAATTACAAACAGTatgtggcctggaggttaaaggcccgcctctcacacgcgagggcgcgggttcgaaacctggcaagtaccgatgtgatcttttcatatGTACTCTCTAAGAGTATTCAGACatcactgacggacggtgaaggaaaacatcgtgaggaaacctggtcttgtAATTTCagattataagattgaaatcgccaacccgtcttgagcgagcgtggtgattaatgctctaaccttctccatgtgagaagaggccgttactcagcagtgggctccgataggctgatgatgatggtaCGGTGTATGTACTAAGATAAGACTGTTCGTTGCATCATATCTcagtaatgactggacttattTTGATGCGAGTTTCTCTGGCAGATAGTTCAAGCAAGGAATGACTGAGGCGAGTTTTATGattgaaattttctttattgttattcgACTAACCCGCACTGAGTCGCGAGCGTAGCCcgtctatattttattattctcctAAATAAGGATGTTTTTGAACTGTTCTCACGCAAAAAAAggttctatatattaaaaaaaatatataaccagGGTCACACTTCAGACATCACAACCCATCATTATCCAACTCCGACCTGTCCATCATCAGACAACCCGCCCGAGCTGTCCCCGTCATACTAACCGCAGCCAGCCTGGAGTCCGTGAGGTCCATCAGCCTCAGCACCCGGCACACCAGCTCCCCGTCCATGGCGTCGTTCTCCTCGCTCGTGTTCAGCGACGCCCTGCCGCCGATCGCCGCCCCTATTATGTACACCAACCAGCTCAGCTGACCTGGAAtagagtattatttttattctgtggtCCAACACATCTATTATGTCTCTGTTAAGAATCTTGATAGTCTTTGTACATGTTATTCAATCAAATCATGAGCATAGAGCTGacttacagatatatatatatatatatatatatatatatcctacCCCTACCTTGTAACACCAGTATCTGTCGAGGGTCGGTCTCCACGGTGTACGCGGCCGCCGCCTGGTCGAAGTGCGCCACCAGCAGCTGGCAGGTCTTGCCGTACTCGCAGCGCCCTATCACCGACACCTGCTCCAGCTGCTGCTGCACAGTGCCCACCTCGTCCAGCGGATCCTCCAGGCCTTCGCTGGATGTATGGACGAAGAACTCTGtaggtacatttttttatctgtatgtGTGTACGTACACGCACTACACCTACCTGACGAGGACGGGGACGCTGTCCAGCCTGGAGGCCACGTACGCCGCTGTGACCCCCGGCGCGTACACGTCCAGCAAGTGTGGCTCCGAAGCCTTCACGTACGGCACGGAGGCCACCATCCGCTGCCACAGCGACAGCAGGTAGTGAACGCTGTTGGGAGCGAATTGCCACACCTGGGAACAAATAGCTGATCTTTAAACGTaatgcatttaaatgatactacAATTTTCGGATCTACATAGTAACCAAGAACCAAGTTCGGTTACTTTCCAGCAacgaagtaaccgaaacgtgggAAGTAtggagttgttttttttaataagaaaaaaaataacgcgTATCataccgaaaaatattagtttcatataaatgaataatcgcGCATTTCTTAGATTTCGTTATACAATctatatgatttattaatatctgatCATAATCTATTGAAATTCCacaatcaatcaatcagtCAATCAATCAAAGGTCCGGGTAGACCACACCCGCGTATACAATCAACGTACCTGCAGGCTCTGGACCGTGAACTTGGCTACCAGCTCGATGAGGCGCGGGTAGTTGTCCACCATCACCAGCTCGCCCAGCTGGTAGTTGGACTTGAGGCGCGCGAGGAGACGACAGAACTCGTGGTAGTTGGTCGGGTCTGAGAGACCCTGGGGTAGGAATGGGTTAACACTTCTATTCAACcggtcatataaaatacatatatatatatatatgaaaacagTACAGATATTTTACAATAGTATTTTGTATGGTGAAATAAAtcgaaatcgccaacccgtcttgagcaagcgtggtgactAATGCTCTAActttctccatgtgagaagaggcctttgctcagcagtgggctcctataggctgatgatgatgatgatgatgatgatgatgatggtgaAATAAAACGAGTTTTAAAGTCATGAAGCTAAACACCTGCGTGTCCTCCAAGATCCTCATAACACCAGCTGCCAATCGGTTCAGGAACTTCGCCCGCTCGCTGTTACTGAACAGAGATCTCCTTACGCTGGCCAGCTGTACGAGACAGGCCAGCGACAACGAACCGGTTGATCTCACGCCGTGGTACAGATTGAAGAATAGCTCCAAGGTCCCGGGCTCTAGGAACGTCGGCCTCCACGCTGTTGGTATCTGGACAACGAGACAAGATAAATTATGTCAACAAACTGTTTTAAGTAAGATCACCCGACCTATTACCATTTATACAATCAATAGATCTTTTTGGGAGGACTTTCGTACAACGAGCTAATGTTTGCATCATCTCGAAGATCACCTAAGACTCGAtaacttttcattatttcacatatttctcctaaaattataaacacttttatactaacatattatttctatggaaaacttaaaaaaaaaaatatttttaggataCCTGCACAGTACAAAGGTCGTCCGAGCTCTCGTCCGTAGTAGTACCGATGAAGTCGAACGCCAGACAGTTGTGCGCCAGTCGCAGGAGCGCTGTGAGTAACGTGTAGGGCTCCCCCATTGTCTCTAGGGCTTCGCGTCGCGCTGCCCCCAACAGGGAACACGACAGACGGAACATCTCATACAACTGGGTGTCCctggatttaaataattttgcgaATAACTATATACCGATGGGACCTCCgcgtgtttatttaaataaaactaacacagaaaataagaaaatactcattatgtatgtaataaataagaaaattaagtttaaaattattactatcaatgaaacaaaaagctagcatcaaatgtattttttctgtCTACGTAAAATTTACACCATACATGGGACCTCATCTGGCGTTCCACCCACCAGGCATTACAAGCTGacattacatatttgtatgtctGTCGCATGTCGAAAGAGacgaaaccaaaaaaatattataataacctgAAGCTGGACGCTATCTTCCTCTGCTTAGCCAACGATCTCGCAGCATCCGCGTCAGACAGCGCGTTCATCTCTTGCACCAGACACGACAGCAGTTGCACGCCCACGCAACACAGCTCAGCTCCGCCCTggtaatgttttgttaatctTACTCGGGGCGCACAGCGCTCGTGCTGTACAGGATTTTTCTGACCACTAACGCTAAACTTCTTTAAGTATCTTAATAGTTgggacattaaatattttccttaaataGACTACTTATTAGAGAACcaggttatttttttagggTTTTCCTGATTTCCTAAATAGCCTGAGACAAACGCAGTAACCTAACGGACATTCAGAATTTTGATAAATGAATTTAGGtaaggtttaataaaaattagagagggaatatttaatttacaaatatctgCTGTATAGGTTGAAAAGAGTTATATACAGAATGAGTGACAAATGTGGGATGAGCCATTTTAATAAAGGTTTAATAAATGTACCAATGTCCACTCATTTCTATTAGGGTCTACTCAGGTATGTCAAGGTATACTCAGGTCTACTACGGTCTATTCAGGTTTACTAAGACCAAAAGAGGTCGCAAATTCTACCGAGATATATTAAGATGTACTAAGtactaataaaatgtatcaaattCTAACAAAACAACCGTGGTCTTTCAAAGTCTGCTACGGTCTACTAAGATCTAGGTGGGTCTACTGAGTCTCAACGCTGTTCCCATACCTGCAGGAAGCTAGACACATCACTCATGACGTTGTGGAAAACATATTCCTCCTTAACCATGTCGAACCAGCCAAGCTTCGTGATCCGGGCAAACAGGGACACCAACGCCTGcacataattgtatatatatatatatatatatgtgtattattaCTCTTACTATAGACATTTATTTACTCCTATATACTTCTCTAATTTACTAAAATCATCACCCACTAGGTCATCCACGAATTACGTCACActagttttattacttatgaAACTCTCCCGATGTGACGTcacccatttttttttaatttaaaatatatatatatatatataacagaaacacgccatgtatgtatataaacttaaCTTCAAAGCTCAGagtatgagtttttttttgcatcaGACGCGCTCGAACCTCCTTAGAACTACCAAGATCCTTACCATCAGAATATCTCGTGAATTTCAGCGTCTCAGTTACGTCACAACGCCGCTGTAGCAGTTAAGTCACGATGAATGAGAGATTATCTCACAGCGAGAATGCTGGATTATGAATAAGTGTAcatcatgtaattttttaaatttaaaaatgtgacGTCCCAAAACTATTGACCCCCCCCCCCACGCCTCGCCCTTACCACACTTCGGTGATACCCTCCCTCCCCAATAACGTGTGACTTACTTTACGGATGGCCCCCaataattacgtaaatattacCGAGCTTAACGCAATGGGTTGAggatttataaagaaaattagtaTTTAGTGTCGGCGAGTGAGCAAAGTCTGTAGACATTGTTGTATTATATCCAGGGAGGCtgtatatgtaggtatatgtATAACCTGGACGACGAAGTTGGCCAGCTTTGGCCGGGTGGCCAAGTAGTTGAGGACATAGTTGCGGATGTCCAGTCGTTGTTGCACAGACAGACTTGTTGTCGATCTGTAATatacaagtaaaatatatatatatatataggctaTTTCAAACCAGTCGTTCCCAAAGTTGCTCTGCCTACTGCGCACTTTGAGAACAAATTATTTCTTCAGCTACTGATAACTAACATAACTTATCCtagctaaattaatttacaaatcaaCCCCCAGGCCATAGCACAGCGCCCCCATTGTTTCAAGTCCGCAGCCCCCACAAGGGGTAGTTATTGCACACTTTGGGAAAGGCTGCTTCTAACGAATACTAACAAGTCTACCTaggaaattatgtttttacgATCTTTTTTGCAgtgaacttattttttatacgcaACAACAAGACatacatgtaaaaatatttaatttgtatctgATACCGGCGTCTATTCCCTTGGCATGATAAACACTAACCTGCTGACTAGCTTGGATAGGGTCGTGGCTGCTAGGAGTTGGGAATAACTGGAATCAGCTCGCTCCAACAACGCCTGACACTTGCTGAGAGCGTCCGGAGACTCCTGAGGAATATAACcggaaaatttacaaatttggttgggcagagagaggagctgggacggtggaggtgagcgtttaacgcgttagatagggcccttaaacctacacctgggtcgtaggtcccaggcactgttgaagctcctctccctgcaacgatggccccggcacccgcacggtgaacaCATTGACTGCTGAAACTTTTCGTCTCAATCCAACCCCCCCCCCCTCTCCCCCATAACCAaggtacataaaattttaacctaGTCGTATATAGCCAAGGTTTGTTAGAGCCATGACACTAATTCACTGGGAATATTCTTTGAACGGCGATaacagatataatttatttttttttttttggttcacAGTTCAACGAACCTTTGACAGATACGAACACTTATATGGTACGACCAAAATaacttgagatatttaaatttacgacAGATCGTAAATAATCTTGATACGATTACAACGAATTCAATATAGTTGGAGAATAGTTAATTTCTAAACTGTTTCtacttaaaaatcttttaagtgaaccaaaaatatatttttttaatcattacaaGGATTTCTCATATCACAAAATCATCAgaattacttcattataaTCATGAAAATATCTATTCATCTGGTGTTTTGGatcagagttttttttttaactaaaaaatttcaaagataTGATCTATTAGGTACTTAAAGATCTATGAGAGAATTCAAGAGGgcaaagtaattaaaatgagtGTCAACGTAGGAACTATTAACCTGGcaaagatatatacatatatatatataatttatctaacCTGGAAATTGACAACTGTTATCTCCGCCTGGTCCCGCAGATGAGGATCCTGGGACTCGTACAGTTGCTTACAGAGATGCTCTATTCTAATCACCTCCTGGAATGATAAATTTACACCtggaatttaaattcatcCGGCAGCCATACTTACATCCTTAACCATACAGGTCACCACAGAACTCgatgttgttattaattttcactaTTCTATATTTCCTATTAGAACTATCACACATGTACACATAGCCTAATGTTAAACCTAGTATATATCTCTTAGTATTTAAGAACTATTTTTCTGTTACTATTTTAACATACAAGCAATGtaccaaataattatttaaaataacaaattatatggtaacaatatacatatatatataatctattcaATTTGATTAGTAcccattaatttatttttatatacaatagaaattatttgaaCAATGTTTAAGTATAATCTATATACTGATGGACTTTCACTGATACAACATATGTATggccaaatatatatatatatatgtctccAGAACTTTCATATATACATCTCGGGAGACATTTCCGTTAGATCGAGTCAGTATAGCTACAAATATCCGATATCCGTTGTAATAAATGAATCAACAAAAGCCAGGGTCTAAGCTAAGTAAGCTGCATCATCGCCAGATATGAGAACTGCCCAATAAAATAAcaggtttttttaaaaactaaaattatattaaatcatttacattacgagtgtggtgattaatgctctaaccttctccgtgCGAGAAAAAGCCTTTGTTCAGTAGTGGgctgataggctgatgatgatgatgatgtttacgaatagaaataaaac is from Danaus plexippus chromosome 29 unlocalized genomic scaffold, MEX_DaPlex mxdp_37, whole genome shotgun sequence and encodes:
- the LOC116776799 gene encoding exportin-7, producing the protein MAEEQEVIRIEHLCKQLYESQDPHLRDQAEITVVNFQESPDALSKCQALLERADSSYSQLLAATTLSKLVSRSTTSLSVQQRLDIRNYVLNYLATRPKLANFVVQALVSLFARITKLGWFDMVKEEYVFHNVMSDVSSFLQGGAELCCVGVQLLSCLVQEMNALSDADAARSLAKQRKIASSFRDTQLYEMFRLSCSLLGAARREALETMGEPYTLLTALLRLAHNCLAFDFIGTTTDESSDDLCTVQIPTAWRPTFLEPGTLELFFNLYHGVRSTGSLSLACLVQLASVRRSLFSNSERAKFLNRLAAGVMRILEDTQGLSDPTNYHEFCRLLARLKSNYQLGELVMVDNYPRLIELVAKFTVQSLQVWQFAPNSVHYLLSLWQRMVASVPYVKASEPHLLDVYAPGVTAAYVASRLDSVPVLVSEGLEDPLDEVGTVQQQLEQVSVIGRCEYGKTCQLLVAHFDQAAAAYTVETDPRQILVLQGQLSWLVYIIGAAIGGRASLNTSEENDAMDGELVCRVLRLMDLTDSRLAAGGCEKLELAMMSFFEAFRKIYVGEQVQKNSKVYGRLSEVLGLNNESQLLSVIMRKIITNLKYWGGSKAIISKTLSLLSDLSGGYSCVRKLVKLEEVQFMLSHHTAEHFPFLGVGAGSAEMRCRSMLYTALGRLLMVELGEDEQKFAAFVMPLSAAFENIMGLLNPGDSSMYASEEAKKTLIGVARDLCGLAFAFNTKTTYMMLFDWIYPVYMKLLLRGLEVWFNDPAVTTPVLKLAAELAMNRNQRLQFDVSSPNGILLFRELSNIICAYGSRITTLEIAKKQMYAKKLKGISLCFSILKAALCGNYANFGVFRLYGDDALDNALNMFVKLLLSIPQSDLLDYPKLSQTYYVLLERLAQDHMPFLASLQPDAALYILASISEGLTALDTSVCTGCCATLDHIVTYLFKQLVQKTTNKGGNRQVPESNMFIEVLQRRPEIMQQLLATVLNLIMFEDCCNQWSMSRPLLGLVLLNEEQFSRLREQIISQQPADKQQQLAQWFNGLMAGIEPNLLTKNRDRFTQNLSMLRRDINDLLKGSSVNTSVTDMMTS